The following coding sequences lie in one Paracidovorax avenae genomic window:
- a CDS encoding LPS translocon maturation chaperone LptM, translating to MSVLAAGTVAALTGCGQRGPLYLPGDPAASQRATLPQTLDPMRDAPTPSPIPAPSLAPAGPAMPASAPSAPSSSAASAASPAPSPTSSPASAPTPP from the coding sequence GTGTCCGTCCTTGCTGCCGGTACGGTTGCCGCGCTGACCGGCTGCGGGCAGCGCGGCCCGCTCTACCTGCCGGGCGACCCCGCGGCCAGCCAGCGTGCCACGCTGCCGCAGACGCTCGATCCCATGCGCGACGCGCCGACGCCCTCGCCGATCCCGGCGCCGTCCCTGGCGCCCGCAGGGCCGGCCATGCCGGCCTCGGCACCGTCCGCTCCTTCGTCTTCCGCAGCATCTGCCGCATCGCCCGCGCCCTCCCCGACGTCCTCTCCTGCCTCCGCCCCCACCCCTCCATGA
- a CDS encoding PilN domain-containing protein — MILINLLPHREAARKRRKEAFQVAMFASFLAGLAIAAIVYWWFQMMIGEQQGRNAFLQSEIQVLEGQIKEIATIEEEIAALRARQKAVEDLQSDRNLPVHLLSELVRQLPDGVYITSLKQADQVITMQGMAQSNERVSEMLRNLADNTPWFSKPELVEIVATTVALTPRDQRRVASFNVRFRLMRTSEAQKAMDGASAPRAAGG; from the coding sequence GTGATTCTCATCAACCTGCTGCCCCACCGCGAGGCAGCCCGGAAGCGCCGCAAGGAAGCCTTCCAGGTGGCGATGTTCGCGTCGTTCCTGGCGGGCCTCGCGATCGCCGCCATCGTCTATTGGTGGTTCCAGATGATGATCGGGGAGCAGCAGGGGCGCAATGCCTTCCTGCAGTCCGAGATCCAGGTCCTCGAGGGCCAGATCAAGGAGATCGCCACCATCGAGGAAGAAATCGCCGCCCTGCGCGCGCGCCAGAAGGCGGTGGAGGATCTCCAGTCCGACCGCAACCTGCCCGTCCACCTGCTCTCGGAGCTGGTGCGGCAGTTGCCTGACGGCGTCTACATCACGAGCCTGAAGCAGGCGGACCAGGTCATCACCATGCAGGGCATGGCGCAATCGAACGAGCGGGTCTCGGAAATGCTGCGCAACCTGGCGGACAACACGCCATGGTTCTCCAAGCCCGAGCTGGTGGAGATCGTGGCCACGACCGTGGCCCTGACCCCCCGGGACCAGCGCCGGGTGGCTTCGTTCAACGTGCGTTTCCGGCTCATGCGGACCAGCGAGGCGCAGAAGGCCATGGATGGCGCGAGCGCGCCGCGCGCGGCGGGGGGATGA
- the lysA gene encoding diaminopimelate decarboxylase: MTLTALPGHPHIAYRGDDLFIESVRAADLAQEHGTPLYVYSRASMLSALEAYQRGFAGRKVQICYAMKANSSLAVLQLFARAGCGFDIVSAGELRRVLAAGGEAGKVIFSGVGKTRQEMREALEAGIGCFNVESEPELEVLSEVAVACGRRAPVSIRVNPNVDPKTHPYISTGLKGNKFGVAHERTVATYQRAASLPGLQVVGIDCHIGSQITEATPYLDAVDRMLDLVAQIESAGIPIHHIDFGGGLGIDYNGDTPPAADALWKQLLARLDARGYGDRQFMIEPGRSLVGNAGVCLTEVLYVKPGEQKNFCIVDAAMNDLPRPAMYQAFHGIVPVAAPATDTATAVYDVVGPVCESGDWIGRDRALAVRAGDRLAVLSAGAYCSSMGSNYNTRARPAEVLVDGARAHLIRAREPLEDTFRHEKLPG; this comes from the coding sequence ATGACGCTGACCGCACTGCCCGGGCACCCCCACATCGCCTACCGGGGCGACGACCTTTTCATCGAATCCGTGCGTGCCGCCGACCTGGCGCAGGAGCACGGCACGCCGCTCTACGTCTATTCCAGGGCGTCCATGCTCTCGGCCCTGGAGGCCTACCAGCGGGGCTTCGCGGGCCGCAAGGTGCAGATCTGCTATGCCATGAAGGCCAACTCCTCCCTGGCCGTGCTGCAGCTGTTCGCGCGGGCAGGCTGCGGCTTCGACATCGTTTCCGCGGGCGAACTCCGGCGCGTGCTGGCGGCGGGGGGCGAGGCAGGCAAGGTGATCTTCTCGGGCGTGGGCAAGACGCGCCAGGAGATGCGCGAGGCCCTCGAAGCCGGCATCGGCTGCTTCAACGTCGAGAGCGAGCCCGAACTCGAGGTGCTGAGCGAGGTCGCGGTGGCGTGCGGCCGGCGCGCGCCCGTGAGCATCCGCGTGAATCCCAACGTCGATCCCAAGACCCATCCCTACATCTCGACCGGCCTCAAGGGCAACAAGTTCGGCGTGGCCCACGAGCGCACGGTGGCCACCTACCAGCGCGCCGCGTCCCTGCCGGGCCTGCAGGTGGTGGGCATCGACTGCCACATCGGCTCGCAGATCACGGAGGCCACGCCCTACCTCGACGCCGTGGACCGCATGCTCGACCTGGTCGCGCAGATCGAGTCGGCCGGCATTCCCATCCACCACATCGACTTCGGCGGCGGCCTGGGCATCGACTACAACGGCGACACGCCGCCCGCGGCGGATGCGCTGTGGAAACAGCTGCTCGCGCGCCTCGACGCGCGCGGCTACGGCGACCGGCAGTTCATGATCGAGCCCGGACGCTCCCTCGTGGGCAATGCGGGCGTCTGCCTGACCGAGGTGCTCTACGTGAAGCCGGGCGAGCAGAAGAACTTCTGCATCGTCGATGCCGCGATGAACGACCTGCCCCGCCCCGCCATGTACCAGGCGTTCCACGGCATCGTGCCGGTGGCCGCGCCTGCCACGGACACGGCCACCGCGGTGTACGACGTGGTCGGCCCGGTGTGCGAGAGCGGCGACTGGATCGGCCGGGACCGCGCGCTGGCCGTGCGTGCCGGCGACCGGCTGGCCGTGCTGTCCGCGGGGGCCTATTGCAGCTCCATGGGCAGCAACTACAACACCCGCGCACGGCCCGCCGAAGTACTGGTGGACGGCGCCCGGGCCCACCTGATCCGCGCGCGCGAGCCGCTGGAAGACACGTTCCGCCACGAGAAACTGCCCGGCTGA
- the cyaY gene encoding iron donor protein CyaY, producing MTDQEFLDHAEKLLLAVEQGCDRINDATDADLDAQRSGGMVTITFPNRSQIVINLQKPLHEIWMAAQSGGYHYRFEDGAWQDTKGAGEFFAALSRDASRQAGMPLSFSAA from the coding sequence ATGACCGACCAAGAATTCCTGGACCACGCCGAGAAACTGCTGCTGGCGGTCGAGCAGGGCTGCGACCGCATCAACGACGCGACCGACGCCGACCTGGACGCCCAGCGCTCGGGCGGCATGGTGACCATCACCTTCCCCAACCGCAGCCAGATCGTCATCAACCTGCAAAAGCCGTTGCACGAGATCTGGATGGCGGCCCAGTCGGGCGGCTACCACTACCGTTTCGAGGACGGCGCCTGGCAGGACACCAAGGGCGCAGGCGAGTTCTTTGCCGCCCTGAGCCGGGACGCGTCCCGCCAGGCGGGCATGCCGCTGTCGTTCTCCGCGGCCTGA
- a CDS encoding type 4a pilus biogenesis protein PilO, translating to MRMATRKKASVDFSALQDSLQRQFRNLDPKDPSLWPPLPRLLLCVFIAVAVAAFLWFFKINEYQDELEAERAKEVSLREDYQRKLVKAVSLDALKKQREQVQQYVIQLEKQLPSKAEMAALLSDINQAGLGRSLQFELFRPGQVVVRDYYAELPIAIRVTGKYHDIGAFAADIANLSRIVTLNNITLSPANTKDAPAGTLSMEATARTFRYLDPDEIQAQRKAAGGKK from the coding sequence ATGAGGATGGCGACAAGAAAAAAAGCATCGGTGGATTTCAGCGCGCTGCAGGACAGCCTGCAGCGGCAGTTCCGGAACCTGGATCCGAAGGATCCTTCCCTCTGGCCGCCCCTGCCCCGGCTGCTGCTGTGCGTCTTCATCGCCGTGGCCGTGGCTGCGTTCCTGTGGTTCTTCAAGATCAACGAATACCAGGACGAGCTCGAAGCCGAGCGTGCGAAGGAAGTCAGCCTGCGGGAGGACTACCAGCGCAAGCTCGTCAAGGCGGTGAGCCTGGACGCCCTGAAGAAGCAGCGCGAGCAGGTGCAGCAGTACGTGATCCAGCTGGAGAAGCAGCTGCCCAGCAAGGCCGAGATGGCCGCGCTGCTGTCGGACATCAACCAGGCCGGCCTGGGGCGCAGCCTGCAGTTCGAACTGTTCCGTCCGGGGCAGGTGGTGGTGCGCGACTATTACGCGGAGCTGCCCATCGCCATCAGGGTCACGGGCAAGTACCACGACATCGGCGCCTTCGCGGCGGACATCGCCAATCTTTCCCGCATCGTCACGCTGAACAACATCACCCTGTCGCCCGCGAACACGAAGGACGCGCCGGCCGGCACGCTGTCGATGGAGGCCACGGCGCGCACGTTCCGCTACCTGGACCCTGACGAGATCCAGGCCCAGCGCAAGGCTGCCGGAGGAAAGAAATGA
- a CDS encoding pilus assembly protein PilP produces MKRHLPYALAAFAVAALQGCGSSNEDELREWMAQLRATTRPHVTPLSEPKRFQPENYVVDGAADPFNQAKLTQALRRDSAQVASNATLIAPEMARRKEPLEAYPLDAMSMVGSLNKNGVPTALLKVDNLIYQVRVGNYLGQNYGKITRITETAIQLREIVQDATGDWIERPATLDLQEGKK; encoded by the coding sequence ATGAAGCGGCATCTTCCGTACGCGCTGGCCGCGTTCGCGGTGGCAGCGTTGCAGGGCTGCGGCTCCTCCAACGAGGACGAACTGCGCGAGTGGATGGCGCAGTTGCGCGCCACGACCCGCCCGCACGTCACGCCCCTGAGCGAGCCCAAGCGGTTCCAGCCCGAGAACTATGTCGTCGATGGAGCCGCCGACCCGTTCAACCAGGCCAAGCTGACGCAGGCACTGCGCCGGGATTCCGCGCAGGTGGCCTCCAACGCGACGCTGATCGCGCCCGAGATGGCCCGCCGCAAGGAGCCCCTGGAGGCCTATCCGCTGGACGCCATGTCCATGGTCGGCAGCCTGAACAAGAACGGGGTTCCCACGGCCCTCCTGAAGGTGGACAACCTGATCTACCAGGTGCGCGTGGGCAACTACCTGGGGCAGAACTACGGAAAAATCACCCGGATCACCGAGACGGCCATTCAGCTGCGTGAAATAGTCCAGGACGCCACGGGCGACTGGATAGAGCGTCCTGCGACGCTGGATCTCCAAGAGGGGAAGAAATGA
- the pilQ gene encoding type IV pilus secretin PilQ, with amino-acid sequence MIRTKWFGFRCRAALLAAAATLCSTWVHAQAAIESVKGVMQGGTEMVRIELSQPLGAVPSGFAIQAPARIALDFPNTTNGTGKSLVEVNQGNLKSVNIVQAGDRSRVVLNLKQPTSYKAEVQGSALMVSLEPVSGGAVANAAAPAVFAENRNTDVLPLRDVDFRRGTDGAGRVIVGLANNQVGVDLRKQGNNLVVEFLKSSLPEGLRRRLDVTDFGTPVRTVTTTTQGERVRMTIEPIGEWEHSAYQSDNQFVVEVRQKKVDLNKLSQGPGFSGEKLSLNFQNIEVRSLLQVIADFTNFNIVTSDTVTGALTLRLKDVPWDQALQIIMDAKGLGMRKSGTVLWIAPKDEIDARTKKDYEAALAIQKLEPLRTQAFQLNYAKAADMVAQLANNSTGTTGTSTRFLSERGSAIAEPRTNQLFVTDTPAKLEEVRQLLSTLDVAVRQVMIEARIVEARDTFGRSLGVRLGGADLRANRGGDGGYSVGGNNRLAIGTSYNNAVASSGAGGTVATGSDAAGSTFVNLPAALSSGASFGNFALTLFNSAANRFLTLELSAMEADGQGKVVSSPRLITADQTKALIEQGTEYPYSVTAPNGATTIAFKKAVLKLEVTPQITPEGNIILDLDVNKDSKGETTTQGVAIDTNHVKTQVLVENGGTVVIGGIFRLEETNQENKIPLLGDVPVVGNLFKNRTRESTKREMLVFITPKVISDKGPVR; translated from the coding sequence ATGATTCGAACGAAATGGTTTGGTTTTCGCTGCCGGGCGGCCTTGCTGGCTGCCGCGGCCACGTTGTGCAGCACCTGGGTCCATGCGCAGGCTGCGATCGAGTCGGTCAAGGGCGTGATGCAGGGTGGCACGGAAATGGTCCGCATCGAGCTGTCGCAGCCGCTCGGCGCCGTGCCGTCGGGCTTCGCGATCCAGGCTCCCGCCCGCATCGCGCTGGACTTTCCCAACACCACCAACGGGACGGGCAAGTCGCTGGTCGAGGTGAACCAGGGCAACCTGAAGTCGGTGAACATCGTCCAGGCGGGCGACCGTTCGCGGGTGGTCCTCAATCTGAAGCAACCCACGTCCTACAAGGCGGAAGTGCAGGGTTCCGCCCTCATGGTGTCGCTGGAGCCCGTGTCCGGCGGGGCCGTGGCCAATGCGGCTGCCCCCGCCGTGTTCGCTGAAAACCGCAATACCGACGTGCTTCCGCTGCGCGACGTGGATTTCCGCCGCGGCACCGATGGCGCCGGCCGGGTCATCGTCGGCCTGGCCAACAACCAGGTGGGCGTGGATCTGCGCAAGCAGGGCAACAACCTCGTGGTGGAATTCCTCAAGTCCTCGCTGCCCGAGGGGCTGCGCAGGCGCCTCGACGTCACGGACTTCGGCACGCCCGTGCGCACAGTGACCACCACCACCCAGGGCGAGCGCGTGCGCATGACGATCGAGCCCATCGGTGAATGGGAGCACAGCGCCTACCAGAGCGACAACCAGTTCGTGGTCGAGGTCCGGCAGAAGAAGGTCGATCTGAACAAGCTGAGCCAGGGACCGGGCTTCAGCGGCGAGAAGCTGTCGCTCAACTTCCAGAACATCGAAGTGCGCTCCCTGCTGCAGGTGATCGCGGACTTCACCAATTTCAACATCGTCACGTCCGACACGGTGACCGGCGCCCTCACGCTCCGGCTCAAGGATGTCCCCTGGGACCAGGCGCTGCAGATCATCATGGATGCCAAGGGCCTGGGCATGCGCAAGTCCGGCACCGTCCTGTGGATCGCCCCGAAGGACGAGATCGATGCGCGCACGAAGAAGGACTATGAAGCGGCGCTGGCCATCCAGAAGCTCGAACCGCTGCGCACGCAGGCCTTCCAGCTGAACTACGCCAAGGCGGCCGACATGGTGGCCCAGCTGGCCAACAACAGCACCGGCACCACCGGCACGTCCACCCGCTTCCTGTCCGAGCGTGGCAGCGCGATCGCCGAGCCCCGCACCAACCAGCTCTTCGTCACCGACACCCCCGCCAAGCTGGAAGAGGTGCGCCAGTTGCTCAGCACGCTGGACGTGGCCGTGCGCCAGGTGATGATCGAGGCGCGCATCGTCGAGGCGCGCGACACCTTCGGCCGTTCCCTGGGCGTGCGCCTGGGCGGCGCCGACCTGCGGGCCAACCGCGGGGGCGACGGCGGCTACAGCGTGGGCGGCAACAACCGCCTCGCGATCGGCACCAGCTACAACAATGCCGTCGCATCGAGCGGCGCGGGCGGAACGGTGGCGACGGGTTCGGATGCCGCCGGCTCCACCTTCGTGAACCTGCCGGCCGCGCTCTCGTCGGGCGCGAGTTTCGGCAACTTCGCGCTGACGCTCTTCAATTCCGCCGCGAACCGCTTCCTGACCCTGGAGCTGTCCGCCATGGAGGCCGACGGCCAGGGCAAGGTGGTATCGAGCCCGCGCCTCATCACGGCAGACCAGACCAAGGCCCTCATCGAGCAGGGTACCGAGTACCCGTACTCGGTGACGGCCCCGAACGGCGCGACCACCATCGCCTTCAAGAAGGCGGTGCTGAAGCTGGAGGTCACGCCCCAGATCACGCCCGAAGGCAACATCATCCTCGACCTGGATGTGAACAAGGACAGCAAGGGAGAGACGACCACGCAGGGCGTCGCCATCGACACGAACCACGTCAAGACGCAGGTTCTGGTGGAGAACGGCGGTACCGTGGTGATCGGCGGGATCTTCCGGTTGGAGGAAACCAACCAGGAAAACAAGATTCCCCTGCTGGGAGACGTGCCGGTCGTCGGCAACCTCTTCAAGAACAGGACCCGTGAGTCCACCAAGCGCGAGATGCTGGTGTTCATCACGCCGAAGGTGATTTCGGACAAAGGTCCGGTCCGTTAA
- a CDS encoding penicillin-binding protein 1A, which yields MPPPPTDKTARESASARPTWLRWLLRSLAWLFGIAAAGALGLALLIAVALAVAYPNLPDISDLADYRPKLPLRVYSAEGALLGEFGEERRNLTPIQDIPKVMTNAVLAIEDARFFQHGGVDYKGMVRAGLANLGRVKSQGASTITMQVARNVYLSSEKTITRKIYEILLTFKLEHLLTKNQILEIYMNQIYLGNRAYGFAAASEAYFGKPLKSISIAEAAMLAGLPKAPSAYNPISNPKRARVRQLYIIDRMVENGFITAEEGAAAKQEDLKIRPGGPDNTRIHAEYVAEMARQLIFAQYGAEAYTRGLNVYTTLTAGDQESAYQALRKGIMDYERRQHYRGPEKFVALPTDAQEAEDVIDDTLASHPDNGDVLSAVVLEASPKKIVAARANGEPIEITGDGLKPAQSGLSDKAPPNIRIRRGAVIRIIQTPKKTWDITQLPEVEGAFVAVDPRNGAIKALVGGFDFDKNKFNHVTQAWRQPGSSFKPFIYSAALEKGFTPATVVNDAPLFFSAGTTGGQPWEPKNYDGKYDGPMTLRTALAKSKNVVSIRILQAVGPKTAQDWITRFGFDADKHPAYLTMALGAGSVTPMQMVSAYSVFANGGYRVNPYLITRVTDHKGRILSNFEPPATTDNPRAIEARNAFVMDSLLQEVTRSGTAARAQATLKRPDIYGKTGTTNDAMDAWFAGFQPTIAAVTWIGYDTPRNLGSRETGGGLSLPVWISFMERALKGVPVAEPTVPPGVVNVGGEWFYEEFARNAGVASVGMEDHPAAAVPGAPPQAPPPAEERNRILDLFRN from the coding sequence ATGCCGCCTCCCCCGACCGACAAGACCGCTCGCGAGAGCGCTTCCGCCCGTCCCACGTGGCTCCGCTGGCTGCTCAGGAGCCTGGCCTGGCTCTTCGGGATCGCGGCCGCGGGCGCACTGGGCCTGGCCCTGCTGATTGCCGTGGCGCTGGCGGTGGCCTACCCCAACCTGCCGGACATCTCCGACCTCGCCGACTACCGGCCCAAGCTGCCCTTGCGCGTCTATTCCGCCGAAGGGGCGCTGCTCGGCGAGTTCGGCGAAGAGCGCCGCAACCTCACGCCCATCCAGGACATCCCGAAGGTCATGACCAACGCGGTGCTGGCCATCGAGGACGCCCGCTTCTTCCAGCATGGCGGCGTGGACTACAAGGGCATGGTCCGCGCAGGCCTGGCCAACCTCGGCCGGGTGAAGAGCCAGGGCGCCTCCACCATCACCATGCAGGTGGCGCGCAATGTTTATCTCTCATCAGAGAAAACAATCACACGCAAAATTTACGAAATATTACTAACATTCAAACTCGAGCACCTGCTGACCAAAAATCAGATTCTCGAGATTTACATGAACCAGATTTATCTGGGCAACAGGGCATACGGTTTCGCCGCGGCGTCCGAAGCGTATTTCGGAAAACCGCTGAAGTCCATCAGCATTGCCGAGGCGGCGATGCTGGCGGGCCTGCCCAAGGCACCGTCCGCCTACAACCCCATCAGCAATCCCAAGCGCGCCCGCGTGCGCCAGCTCTACATCATCGATCGCATGGTGGAGAACGGCTTCATCACGGCCGAAGAGGGCGCGGCCGCCAAGCAGGAAGACCTGAAGATCCGCCCCGGCGGCCCGGACAATACCCGCATCCATGCCGAATACGTGGCCGAGATGGCACGCCAGCTCATCTTCGCGCAGTATGGCGCCGAAGCCTATACGCGCGGCCTGAATGTCTATACCACCCTCACGGCAGGCGACCAGGAATCCGCGTACCAGGCCCTGCGCAAGGGCATCATGGACTACGAGCGCCGCCAGCATTACCGCGGGCCGGAGAAATTCGTCGCCCTGCCCACCGATGCCCAGGAGGCCGAGGACGTCATCGACGACACGCTCGCGAGCCATCCGGACAATGGCGACGTGCTGTCGGCCGTGGTGCTGGAGGCTTCCCCGAAGAAGATCGTGGCGGCGCGCGCCAACGGCGAGCCCATCGAGATCACCGGCGACGGGCTCAAGCCCGCGCAGTCCGGGCTCAGCGACAAGGCGCCGCCCAATATCCGCATCCGCCGCGGCGCGGTGATCCGCATCATCCAGACGCCGAAGAAGACCTGGGACATCACGCAGCTGCCCGAGGTCGAGGGCGCCTTCGTCGCCGTCGATCCCCGCAACGGCGCGATCAAGGCGCTCGTGGGCGGCTTCGACTTCGACAAGAACAAGTTCAACCACGTCACCCAGGCATGGCGCCAGCCGGGCTCCAGCTTCAAGCCCTTCATCTACTCGGCCGCGCTCGAGAAGGGTTTCACGCCCGCGACGGTGGTGAACGATGCGCCGCTGTTCTTCAGTGCCGGCACCACGGGCGGCCAGCCCTGGGAGCCCAAGAACTACGACGGCAAGTACGACGGCCCCATGACCCTGCGCACCGCGCTGGCCAAGTCCAAGAACGTCGTGTCCATCCGCATCCTCCAGGCCGTCGGCCCGAAAACCGCGCAGGACTGGATCACGCGCTTCGGCTTTGACGCGGACAAGCATCCCGCCTACCTCACGATGGCGCTGGGTGCCGGCTCCGTGACGCCGATGCAGATGGTGTCCGCGTACTCGGTCTTCGCCAATGGCGGCTACCGCGTGAACCCCTACCTCATCACCCGGGTGACGGACCACAAGGGCCGCATCCTGTCCAACTTCGAGCCGCCGGCGACCACCGACAACCCGCGCGCCATCGAGGCACGCAACGCGTTCGTGATGGACAGCCTGCTGCAGGAAGTGACGCGGTCGGGCACGGCCGCCCGCGCGCAGGCGACGCTCAAGCGCCCGGACATCTACGGCAAGACCGGCACCACCAACGATGCCATGGATGCATGGTTCGCGGGCTTCCAGCCCACCATCGCGGCGGTCACCTGGATCGGCTACGACACCCCGCGCAACCTGGGCAGCCGCGAAACCGGCGGCGGCCTGAGCCTGCCGGTCTGGATCAGCTTCATGGAACGCGCCCTGAAGGGGGTGCCCGTGGCCGAACCGACGGTGCCGCCGGGCGTGGTGAACGTCGGGGGCGAATGGTTCTACGAGGAATTCGCCCGCAATGCCGGCGTGGCGAGCGTGGGCATGGAAGACCATCCCGCCGCCGCGGTGCCGGGCGCGCCGCCGCAGGCACCGCCCCCGGCGGAAGAGCGCAACCGCATCCTGGACCTGTTCAGGAACTGA
- a CDS encoding pilus assembly protein PilM — protein MISLGSLFSRQAAPLLGIDISSSSVKLVELGRDKAGGLVLERCAIEPLERGWISDGNIEKFDEVAEALRRLVKKSGTRTRNVALALPPSAVITKRITLPGGMTEQELEVQVESEANQYIPFSLDEVSLDFCVIGPNKSAPGDVDVLIAASRREKVQDRQGLAEAAGLKPVIVDIESHASRLAAGRLIEALPQQGKDALVALFEVGALTTSMQVIRNEEVLYDRDQAFGGAQLTQLIVRQYGFSAEEAESKKRSGDLPEDYASAVLRPFVESMAQEIGRALQFFFTSTPYNRVDHIMLAGGSAPLPGLTEAVTQHSGCACTAINPFEGMEIGSSVRLKKMVREAPSYLTSCGLAMRRFLQ, from the coding sequence TTGATCTCTTTGGGATCTTTGTTCAGTCGCCAGGCTGCGCCGCTGCTGGGCATCGACATCAGCTCTTCCAGCGTCAAGCTGGTCGAGCTCGGGCGCGACAAGGCAGGGGGGCTGGTACTGGAACGTTGTGCGATCGAGCCCCTGGAGCGGGGCTGGATCAGCGACGGCAATATCGAAAAATTCGATGAAGTCGCCGAGGCCCTGCGCCGCCTGGTGAAGAAGAGCGGCACGCGCACCCGCAACGTGGCGCTCGCGCTGCCGCCTTCGGCCGTCATCACCAAGCGCATCACCCTGCCGGGCGGCATGACGGAGCAGGAACTCGAGGTCCAGGTCGAGTCCGAAGCCAACCAATACATCCCGTTCTCCCTCGACGAGGTGAGCCTCGATTTCTGCGTCATCGGTCCCAACAAGAGTGCGCCGGGGGATGTGGACGTGCTGATCGCGGCTTCGCGGCGCGAAAAGGTGCAGGACCGGCAGGGGCTGGCCGAGGCGGCCGGGCTGAAGCCGGTCATCGTCGATATCGAATCCCACGCCTCCCGGCTCGCCGCGGGCCGGCTCATCGAGGCCCTGCCGCAGCAGGGCAAGGACGCGCTGGTGGCGCTGTTCGAGGTGGGCGCACTCACGACGAGCATGCAGGTCATTCGCAACGAAGAGGTCCTCTACGACAGGGACCAGGCCTTCGGCGGCGCGCAGCTGACCCAGCTCATCGTGCGGCAGTACGGTTTTTCCGCCGAGGAAGCGGAGAGCAAGAAGCGCAGCGGCGACCTGCCGGAAGACTATGCTTCAGCGGTCCTTCGCCCGTTCGTGGAAAGCATGGCTCAGGAAATCGGCCGTGCATTGCAGTTCTTCTTCACCAGTACGCCCTACAACCGGGTGGATCACATCATGCTGGCCGGCGGTTCCGCGCCGCTGCCCGGCCTGACGGAAGCCGTCACTCAGCACTCGGGCTGCGCCTGCACGGCCATCAATCCCTTTGAGGGCATGGAGATCGGAAGTTCCGTCCGTCTCAAGAAGATGGTGCGCGAGGCGCCTTCCTACCTGACTTCGTGCGGGCTCGCCATGCGGAGGTTCCTCCAGTGA